A single window of Solanum dulcamara chromosome 5, daSolDulc1.2, whole genome shotgun sequence DNA harbors:
- the LOC129890614 gene encoding uncharacterized protein LOC129890614 produces the protein MVNPKKAEAIKNCPKPLNPSNIQSFLGLAGYYRQFVEVFQMSLLRKFVGDPNSIVPLDSIEVKESLSYEKVLVEILDLQVKKYRNKEIDSFKVLWRNQEIECAIWEAEADKISRYPLLFPSVPS, from the exons ATGGTTAATCCAAAGAAGGCTGAGGCGATTAAGAATTGCCCTAAACCATTGAATCCTTCCAACATTCAAAGTTTTTTAGGTTTAGCAGGTTATTACAGacagtttgtggaag TGTTCCAGATGTCCttattgagaaagtttgttggtgatcctaactCCATTGTACCCTTGGACAGCATAGAggttaaagagagtctttcttatgagaAGGTTCTGGTTGAAATCTTGGACCTACAAGTTAAAAAGTAtaggaacaaggaaatagattcatTTAAAGTgctatggaggaaccaagagatTGAGTGTGCTATATGGGAAGCTGAAGCCGATAAGATATCCCGATATCCTCTTCTCTTTCCTTCCGTGCCTAgttaa